The Lutra lutra chromosome 10, mLutLut1.2, whole genome shotgun sequence genome contains a region encoding:
- the EFEMP2 gene encoding EGF-containing fibulin-like extracellular matrix protein 2 → MLPFASCLPGSLLLWALLLLLLGAASPQDSEEPDSYTECTDGYEWDPDSQHCRDVNECLTIPEACKGEMKCINHYGGYLCLPRSAAVINDLHGEGPPPPVPPAEHPNPCLPGYEPDEQERCVDVDECAQALHDCRPSQDCHNLPGSYQCTCPDGYRKIGPECVDIDECRYRYCQHRCVNLPGSFRCQCEPGFQLGPNNRSCVDVNECDMGAPCEQRCFNSYGTFLCRCNQGYELHRDGFSCNDIDECSYSSYLCQYRCVNEPGRFSCHCPQGYQLLATRLCQDIDECESGAHQCSEAQTCVNFHGGYRCVDTNRCVEPYVQVSDNRCLCPASNPLCREQPSSIVHRYMSITSERSVPADVFQIQATSVYPGAYNAFQIRAGNSQGDFYIRQINNVSAMLVLARPVTGPREYVLDLEMVTMNSLMSYRASSVLRLTVFVGAYTF, encoded by the exons aTGCTCCCCTTCGCCTCCTGCCTCCCCGGGTCTCTACTGCTCTGGGCGCTGTTGCTGCTGCTTTTGGGGGCAGCGTCTCCCCAGGATTCGGAGGAGCCCGACAGCTACACG GAATGCACAGATGGCTATGAGTGGGACCCTGACAGCCAGCACTGCCGGG ATGTCAACGAGTGCCTGACCATCCCTGAGGCCTGCAAGGGGGAGATGAAATGCATCAACCACTATGGGGGCTACTTGTGCCTGCCCCGCTCAGCTGCCGTCATCAATGACCTGCATGGCGAGGGACCGCCACCACCAGTGCCTCCCGCTGAACACCCCAACCCCTGCCTACCAGGCTACGAACCTGACGAGCAAGAGCGCTGTGTGG ACGTGGACGAGTGTGCCCAGGCCTTGCACGACTGCCGCCCCAGCCAGGATTGCCATAACCTGCCCGGCTCCTACCAGTGCACCTGCCCTGATGGCTACCGCAAGATTGGGCCTGAATGTGTGG ATATAGACGAGTGCCGCTACCGCTACTGCCAGCACCGCTGCGTCAACCTGCCCGGCTCCTTCCGCTGCCAGTGCGAGCCAGGCTTCCAGCTGGGGCCCAACAACCGCTCCTGTGTAG ATGTGAACGAGTGTGACATGGGGGCTCCATGTGAGCAACGCTGCTTCAATTCCTATGGGACCTTCCTGTGTCGCTGCAACCAGGGCTATGAGCTACATCGGGACGGCTTCTCCTGCAATG ATATCGATGAGTGCAGCTACTCCAGTTACCTCTGCCAGTACCGCTGTGTCAATGAACCTGGCCGCTTCTCCTGCCACTGCCCGCAGGGCTATCAGCTGCTGGCCACGCGCCTCTGCCAAG ACATTGATGAGTGTGAGTCGGGCGCACACCAGTGCTCTGAGGCCCAAACCTGTGTCAACTTCCACGGGGGCTACCGCTGCGTGGACACCAACCGCTGCGTGGAGCCCTATGTCCAGGTGTCTGACAA TCGCTGCCTCTGTCCGGCCTCCAACCCTCTGTGCCGTGAGCAGCCCTCCTCCATCGTGCATCGCTACATGAGCATCACCTCGGAGCGCAGTGTGCCCGCGGATGTGTTCCAGATCCAAGCGACCTCGGTCTACCCTGGCGCCTACAATGCCTTTCAGATCCGTGCAGGAAACTCGCAGGGGGACTTCTACATTAGG CAAATCAACAATGTCAGCGCCATGCTGGTCCTCGCCCGGCCTGTGACGGGCCCCCGGGAGTACGTGCTGGACCTCGAGATGGTCACCATGAACTCCCTCATGAGCTACCGGGCCAGTTCTGTACTGAGACTCACCGTCTTCGTGGGGGCCTACACTTTCTGA
- the CTSW gene encoding cathepsin W isoform X1 — translation MLLVWLRHRNQVGRGTAGARGATGSTRGQGAGTMAYTMAPTVYLSCLLALLVAGLAQDIKDSLWEKDLDPDLLKLKQVFELFRAQYNRSYSNPKEYARRLEIFAHNLAQARKMEAEDLGTAEFGMTPFSDLTEEEFEQLHGHQKITPGETPGVGRKVGSEVVVESVPPSCDWRKLKGVKSPIRQQGNCNCCWAVAAAGNIEALWRIRYNRSVQVSVQELLDCNRCGDGCKGGFVWDAFVTVLNNSGLASEKDYPFRGSLKRHKCLANNYKKVAWIQDFIMLQNNEQTIAEYLATHGPITVTINMKLLQQYKKGVIKATPATCDPYLVNHSVLLVGFGKTNSTERRRAKGGHSRLHPHRPIPYWILKNSWGAEWGEEGYFRLHRGSNTCGITKFPLTARVDLQGKKAPVSCPR, via the exons ATGCTTCTAGTGTGGCTGAGACACAGAAACCAAGTGGGCAGAGGCACAGCAGGCGCTCGAGGGGCCACAGGTTCCACCAGAGGACAGGGAGCAGG CACTATGGCCTACACCATGGCACCAACCGTCTACCTCTCCTGTCTCCTGGCCCTGTTGGTGGCAGGCCTGGCTCAAGACATCAAGGACTCCCTCTGGGAGAAG GACCTAGATCCCGACTTGCTGAAGCTGAAACAGGTCTTCGAGTTGTTCCGCGCCCAATACAACCGGAGTTACTCAAACCCCAAAG AGTATGCTCGTCGCCTGGAGATCTTTGCACACAACCTGGCCCAGGCACGGAAGATGGAGGCAGAAGACTTGGGCACGGCCGAGTTCGGGATGACTCCATTCAGTGACCTCACAG AGGAGGAGTTTGAGCAGCTCCATGGGCACCAGAAGATAACACCTGGAGAGACTCCTGGTGTGGGCAGAAAGGTGGGGTCTGAAGTGGTGGTGGAGTCAGTGCCCCCTAGCTGCGACTGGCGCAAGTTGAAGGGCGTCAAGTCACCCATCAGGCAGCAG GGAAACTGCAACTGCTGCTGGGCCGTGGCCGCCGCGGGCAACATCGAGGCCTTGTGGCGCATCAGATACAACCGATCCGTGCAAGTCTCCGTGCAGG AGCTGCTCGACTGCAACCGCTGCGGGGATGGCTGCAAGGGTGGCTTCGTCTGGGACGCGTTCGTAACTGTCCTCAACAACA GTGGGCTGGCCAGCGAAAAGGACTACCCATTCCGGGGGAGCCTCAAACGCCATAAGTGTCTGGCCAATAACTACAAGAAGGTGGCCTGGATCCAGGACTTCATCATGCTGCAGAACAATGAGCAGA CGATCGCCGAGTACCTGGCCACCCATGGCCCCATCACCGTGACCATCAACATGAAGCTACTGCAG CAATACAAGAAGGGTGTGATCAAGGCCACACCTGCCACCTGTGACCCCTACCTTGTGAACCATTCTGTCCTGCTTGTGGGCTTTGGGAAGACCAACTCAACGGAGaggaggagggcaaagggaggCCATTCCCGGCTTCATCCTCACCGCCCAATCCCATACTGGATCCTGAAGAACTCCTGGGGTGCTGAATGGGGTGAGGAG GGCTATTTCCGGCTGCATCGTGGGAGTAATACGTGCGGCATCACCAAGTTCCCGCTCACAGCCCGCGTGGACCTACAGGGGAAGAAGGCCCCAGTGTCCTGCCCTCGCTGA
- the CTSW gene encoding cathepsin W isoform X2 produces MAYTMAPTVYLSCLLALLVAGLAQDIKDSLWEKDLDPDLLKLKQVFELFRAQYNRSYSNPKEYARRLEIFAHNLAQARKMEAEDLGTAEFGMTPFSDLTEEEFEQLHGHQKITPGETPGVGRKVGSEVVVESVPPSCDWRKLKGVKSPIRQQGNCNCCWAVAAAGNIEALWRIRYNRSVQVSVQELLDCNRCGDGCKGGFVWDAFVTVLNNSGLASEKDYPFRGSLKRHKCLANNYKKVAWIQDFIMLQNNEQTIAEYLATHGPITVTINMKLLQQYKKGVIKATPATCDPYLVNHSVLLVGFGKTNSTERRRAKGGHSRLHPHRPIPYWILKNSWGAEWGEEGYFRLHRGSNTCGITKFPLTARVDLQGKKAPVSCPR; encoded by the exons ATGGCCTACACCATGGCACCAACCGTCTACCTCTCCTGTCTCCTGGCCCTGTTGGTGGCAGGCCTGGCTCAAGACATCAAGGACTCCCTCTGGGAGAAG GACCTAGATCCCGACTTGCTGAAGCTGAAACAGGTCTTCGAGTTGTTCCGCGCCCAATACAACCGGAGTTACTCAAACCCCAAAG AGTATGCTCGTCGCCTGGAGATCTTTGCACACAACCTGGCCCAGGCACGGAAGATGGAGGCAGAAGACTTGGGCACGGCCGAGTTCGGGATGACTCCATTCAGTGACCTCACAG AGGAGGAGTTTGAGCAGCTCCATGGGCACCAGAAGATAACACCTGGAGAGACTCCTGGTGTGGGCAGAAAGGTGGGGTCTGAAGTGGTGGTGGAGTCAGTGCCCCCTAGCTGCGACTGGCGCAAGTTGAAGGGCGTCAAGTCACCCATCAGGCAGCAG GGAAACTGCAACTGCTGCTGGGCCGTGGCCGCCGCGGGCAACATCGAGGCCTTGTGGCGCATCAGATACAACCGATCCGTGCAAGTCTCCGTGCAGG AGCTGCTCGACTGCAACCGCTGCGGGGATGGCTGCAAGGGTGGCTTCGTCTGGGACGCGTTCGTAACTGTCCTCAACAACA GTGGGCTGGCCAGCGAAAAGGACTACCCATTCCGGGGGAGCCTCAAACGCCATAAGTGTCTGGCCAATAACTACAAGAAGGTGGCCTGGATCCAGGACTTCATCATGCTGCAGAACAATGAGCAGA CGATCGCCGAGTACCTGGCCACCCATGGCCCCATCACCGTGACCATCAACATGAAGCTACTGCAG CAATACAAGAAGGGTGTGATCAAGGCCACACCTGCCACCTGTGACCCCTACCTTGTGAACCATTCTGTCCTGCTTGTGGGCTTTGGGAAGACCAACTCAACGGAGaggaggagggcaaagggaggCCATTCCCGGCTTCATCCTCACCGCCCAATCCCATACTGGATCCTGAAGAACTCCTGGGGTGCTGAATGGGGTGAGGAG GGCTATTTCCGGCTGCATCGTGGGAGTAATACGTGCGGCATCACCAAGTTCCCGCTCACAGCCCGCGTGGACCTACAGGGGAAGAAGGCCCCAGTGTCCTGCCCTCGCTGA
- the FIBP gene encoding acidic fibroblast growth factor intracellular-binding protein isoform X2 — MTSELDIFVGNTTLIDEDVYRLWLDGYSVSDAVALRVRSGILEQTGATAAVLQSDTMDHYRTFHMLERLLHAPPKLLHQLIFQIPPSRQALLIERYYAFDEAFVREVLGKKLSKGTKKDLDDISTKTGITLKSCRRQFDNFKRVFKVVEEMRGSLVDNIQQHFLLSDRLARDYAAIVFFANNRFETGKKKLQYLSFGDFAYCAELMIQNWTLGAVDSQVDDMDVDLDKEFLQDLKELKMLVADKDLLDLHKSLVCTALRGKLGVFSEMEANFKNLSRGLVNVAAKLTHNKDVRDLFVDLVEKFVEPCRSDHWPLSDVRLFLNQYSASVHSLDGFRHQALWDRYMGTLRGCLLRLYHD; from the exons ATGACCAGCGAGCTGGACATCTTCGTGGGGAACACGACCCTCATCGACGAGGACGTGTATCGCCTCTGGCTGGATGGTTACTCGG TGAGCGACGCGGTGGCCCTGAGGGTGCGCTCGGGAATCCTGGAGCAGACGGGCGCCACGGCAGCGGTGCTGCAGAGCGACACCATGGACCACTACCGTACTTTCCACATGCTCGAGCGCCTGCTGCACGCACCGCCTAAGCTGCTGCACCAGCTCATCTTCCAGATCCCGCCCTCCCGACAGGCGCTGCTCATCGAGAG GTACTATGCTTTTGACGAGGCCTTTGTGCGGGAGGTCCTGGGCAAGAAGCTGTCCAAGGGCACCAAGAAAGACCTGGACGACATCAGCACCAAAACAGGCATCACCCTCAAGAGCTGCAGGAGACAA TTTGACAACTTTAAGCGAGTCTTCAAGGTGGTGGAGGAGATGCGGGGCTCCCTGGTGGACAACATTCAGCAACACTTCCTCCTGTCTGACCGGTTGGCCAG GGACTATGCGGCCATCGTCTTCTTTGCCAACAACCGCTTCgagacagggaagaaaaaacTGCAGTATCTGAGCTTTGGCGACTTTGCCTACTGTGCTGAGCTCATGATCCAGAACTGGACCCTCGGAGCCGTCG ACTCCCAGGTGGATGACATGGACGTGGATCTAGACAAGGAGTTTCTCCAGGACTTGAAGGAGCTCAAAATGCTTGTGGCTGACAAGGACCTTCTGGACCTACACAAGAG CCTGGTGTGTACTGCCCTTCGGGGAAAGCTTGGTGTCTTCTCTGAGATGGAAGCCAACTTCAAG AATCTGTCCCGGGGACTGGTGAATGTGGCTGCCAAGCTGACCCACAATAAGGATGTCCGAGACCTGTTTGTGGACCTCGTGGAGAAG TTCGTGGAACCCTGCCGTTCTGACCACTGGCCACTGAGTGATGTGCGGCTCTTCTTGAATCAGTACTCGGCGTCCGTCCACTCCCTGGATGGCTTCCG GCACCAGGCCCTCTGGGACCGCTACATGGGCACCCTCCGTGGCTGCCTCCTGCGCCTCTATCATGACTGA
- the FIBP gene encoding acidic fibroblast growth factor intracellular-binding protein isoform X1 — protein sequence MTSELDIFVGNTTLIDEDVYRLWLDGYSVSDAVALRVRSGILEQTGATAAVLQSDTMDHYRTFHMLERLLHAPPKLLHQLIFQIPPSRQALLIERYYAFDEAFVREVLGKKLSKGTKKDLDDISTKTGITLKSCRRQVGAAPPVPEHNIPCLHSNPLFDNFKRVFKVVEEMRGSLVDNIQQHFLLSDRLARDYAAIVFFANNRFETGKKKLQYLSFGDFAYCAELMIQNWTLGAVDSQVDDMDVDLDKEFLQDLKELKMLVADKDLLDLHKSLVCTALRGKLGVFSEMEANFKNLSRGLVNVAAKLTHNKDVRDLFVDLVEKFVEPCRSDHWPLSDVRLFLNQYSASVHSLDGFRHQALWDRYMGTLRGCLLRLYHD from the exons ATGACCAGCGAGCTGGACATCTTCGTGGGGAACACGACCCTCATCGACGAGGACGTGTATCGCCTCTGGCTGGATGGTTACTCGG TGAGCGACGCGGTGGCCCTGAGGGTGCGCTCGGGAATCCTGGAGCAGACGGGCGCCACGGCAGCGGTGCTGCAGAGCGACACCATGGACCACTACCGTACTTTCCACATGCTCGAGCGCCTGCTGCACGCACCGCCTAAGCTGCTGCACCAGCTCATCTTCCAGATCCCGCCCTCCCGACAGGCGCTGCTCATCGAGAG GTACTATGCTTTTGACGAGGCCTTTGTGCGGGAGGTCCTGGGCAAGAAGCTGTCCAAGGGCACCAAGAAAGACCTGGACGACATCAGCACCAAAACAGGCATCACCCTCAAGAGCTGCAGGAGACAAGTGGGCGCCGCACCCCCCGTCCCGGAACACAACATCCCATGTCTTCACTCCAACCCTTTG TTTGACAACTTTAAGCGAGTCTTCAAGGTGGTGGAGGAGATGCGGGGCTCCCTGGTGGACAACATTCAGCAACACTTCCTCCTGTCTGACCGGTTGGCCAG GGACTATGCGGCCATCGTCTTCTTTGCCAACAACCGCTTCgagacagggaagaaaaaacTGCAGTATCTGAGCTTTGGCGACTTTGCCTACTGTGCTGAGCTCATGATCCAGAACTGGACCCTCGGAGCCGTCG ACTCCCAGGTGGATGACATGGACGTGGATCTAGACAAGGAGTTTCTCCAGGACTTGAAGGAGCTCAAAATGCTTGTGGCTGACAAGGACCTTCTGGACCTACACAAGAG CCTGGTGTGTACTGCCCTTCGGGGAAAGCTTGGTGTCTTCTCTGAGATGGAAGCCAACTTCAAG AATCTGTCCCGGGGACTGGTGAATGTGGCTGCCAAGCTGACCCACAATAAGGATGTCCGAGACCTGTTTGTGGACCTCGTGGAGAAG TTCGTGGAACCCTGCCGTTCTGACCACTGGCCACTGAGTGATGTGCGGCTCTTCTTGAATCAGTACTCGGCGTCCGTCCACTCCCTGGATGGCTTCCG GCACCAGGCCCTCTGGGACCGCTACATGGGCACCCTCCGTGGCTGCCTCCTGCGCCTCTATCATGACTGA